A region from the Arachis ipaensis cultivar K30076 chromosome B01, Araip1.1, whole genome shotgun sequence genome encodes:
- the LOC110263333 gene encoding uncharacterized protein LOC110263333, producing MSVFAENHQQQPEQLIGFPYKNGVVSKPEQLIDFAHKNDGVSKEEQLLNFELKSNGMSKTAESNEFRISVAQQAEPAPPSQPQVIELSDDDDDDDDDDESDQPIITKEVWKEGESPSDGGLLVKILQSLPPFHI from the exons ATGTCTGTCTTCGCAGAAAATCATCAACAGCAACCAGAGCAACTAATAGGCTTTCCATATAAAAATGGTGTTGTGTCTAAGCCAGAACAATTAATAGACTTTGCACATAAGAATGATGGTGTGTCTAAGGAAGAACAACTAttaaactttgaattgaagagtaaTGGGATGTCTAAGACAGCTGAATCGAATGAATTTAGGATCTCTGTAGCACAGCAGGCCGAGCCAGCACCACCATCTCAACCGCAGGTTATAGAGCTGAGTGAcgatgacgacgacgacgacgatgatGATGAAAGTGATCAACCAATCATTACAAAAGAG GTTTGGAAGGAAGGTGAAAGTCCTAGTGATGGTGGACTATTGGTGAAAATTCTTCAATCTTTACCACCTTTTCACATTTAA